CTGGAGCAGTCAGTCGGAGAAGGAGCTCCGAATACCTGGAGGAGAAGATCCGGGAAAGATATCCATTATGGAAAATACTCAGATTAAATACAGATTATGCTTCATTGACCCCCGTTATTGCAGCTTAAACAGACACATCTCCtcatgcaaaaatgtcaaacattgtTGTTTCCAGCTTCTAAAATACAGAGATCTGctagtttttctgttttatatcaaattaaagtgaatatcaTTGGGTTTAGACTGACAAaggagacatttaaagacatcaccgTGGATTTTGAGGCCCTATGATGGATATTTCTGACTATTTTCTGACCTTTTATAGACCAGACAATCCATAAATATGGTCCACTCCTTTAATGGCTCTAACACAGATGTATGCGTGTGATCTGCTGTTGTGACATCTCTAATAAAGGGCTTAACCTTCAGATAAGATGCTCATAAGACCACAAAGAAATGGAGTTTGGAGAAGAGTCTGTCTTAAAGATGCAGCATTTagtttgagaggctgaaaaaaCACGAGGACAGAGCGTTAAATATCCACACACAGTTTGGCGCTGAgtttcctgcagacagacggggGATCTGACGGAGATTACACCAGGCTGGTggtttggtgtttttctttcGGCTCcgtgtgtttttattgaaacacGTTACTCTGCCAAGCGTGGAATTATCTGGCATGTCGTGAAGAgagtctctgtctgtttctgcttcCTCTGGCATCCCATCGTACATCCTCAATATGCTTCCTCGTGTTTTAAGGGTTTAAACTAAAGGAAATATTGTTGGTACACACATGCATCAGATCGTCAGTGTTCACATATATTTACTGGTTTAATTTAGTCGTTCAAAGTGAAAAATGGCACATAATAAACCTCTAATCCATTATAAGAACAGCTGGTTGTTGCTACTGCTGTGTGACACCGGCTTCTTTTAAATCCTCTTCAAATGTACCaatcatttgattaaaatgacagatttcacacattttgaattgttgtGACTCAAATATATCCCAGTTGTTATTAGACATTTGAGAGCGGTAAAGCTTGCTTATCCTTGACTGTTGGATTACTTTAGCTCACTTTAAGATCTACAGACCCAATTTCTTGTTGGGGGTGCAGGTGTGTTGATGTCTGTGTAAATGTGACAGAGGTGAAGCCGTAGAAGATgcattttctctgctgctcttttAATTTTAGATTCAgtaaaggctgaaatcccttCTGTAATTAAGCTCAACCCTCGGTATATTCTGCACAAGGTTAACTGTTTCTAAAACTGCACAGCTCTAGTACTTATAGAGAGGCCTTATTCTGCTTTGCTGTTTCCTCTGtagttatataggttttagtgtatgtaaatggtctgcagaggctacaATCCATGTTCCCCCCAGAGGGAGTTGTTCCTTTGAATAATTTGTGAATCTACTTTACAATAATAAGCCTGATtgtgtcctcctctctgcagatcccAGTGAGAGCGCGCCCCTGCGTTGATGAGTTgcgagggtgtgtgtgtgtgtgtgtgtgagtgtgtgtaagtgagcGTCAGCGCTCCCACATGGCCTCCATGCAGGACGGGCTGAACTTCACGGCTCCTCCCTACGgcaaagtgctgctgctgggcgCCATCGCCGCCGCCTCCGCCTTCGTCGTCACCATCCTCATCGTGGTGCTGTGTGTGGGCTGCCAgcggtgagacacacacacacacacacacagacacacacacacagacacagacacacacagacacccacagacacacacagacacacacagacacagacacacacacacagacacagacagacacacatacacacacacagacacacacacatacagacacacacacacacacagacacagacatacacacacacacacacacacacacacacacacacacacacacacacacacacagacacagacatacacacacacacacccacacacacacacacacacacacacacacacacacacacacacacacacacacacacacagacaacctCAATAGATACACACTGCAACACATTCTCCATTAATACACAAAGGCAACCTACTTAGatacacacactcgcacacatcCTCAAttcttatacacacacacacacacacacacacacacacacacacacacacacacacacacacacacacacacacacacacacacacacacacacactctccagaGAAAAATGGTGTGGGTTAAAGAGAAAGTTTGAGAGCATTGAACTCATCTGGAAACTAAAGATGATTTGACCAAAATAAGGATTAAACAAAAAGGCCAAGTGACAGAAAGACAACCTCAAAGCCGGAAAACATCTGTAGTAAAAGTTTCCCTCAGAAATGAAGTAGAGTAGAAGCTTGAAGTGGAAAAAGAAGAACCTCCCGTTTGTACTTTAATGCGTTCTTGAGTTAATGAACCGTCACTGTCACGCACATGCAAATGTTCCTCTAATGTGCACAGTCATAGGacatgactcacacacacatggacagtgactctgcacacacacacacacacacacacacacacacacacacacacacacacacacacacacacacacacacacacacacacacacacacacacacacacacacacacacacacacacacacacactgtgctaaTTGTCTGCTTGTGTTCTTGCAGGAAGGGAAAGACGCACAATGTTTCCAACGAGGGTGGAAAACACCGTCTCATGGACATGGTAGATATCTTCAGCGGGAAGCAAATCATTCAGaggactcctcttcctccttcataCTGTTTAACTgcccccctgtgtgtgtgtgtgtgtgtgtgtgtgtgtgtgtgtgtgtgtgtgtgtgtgtgtgtgtgtgtgtgtgtgtgtgtgtgtgtgtgtgtgtgtgtgtcagggtatACTCCGGCAGTCCAAGCTGCGCTCCATCAGTAAATCGGACGCTGAGATGAACAAGATGAACTGCAATGGCAAAAGTGAGTCCATCCATCTGAGGCGAACGCTGACCTGTGGAAACCTCGTATCTCCTTAATGAAattaaagagtgtgtgagtgtttcagggGCATGACGCAGCACTTCAGCTTCAGCAGTCAGCGATTCTAAAGCAATGCACTTTCTGTTTGATTTAGTAAATGTCTCCTCAGAGTCAGAAAGGGGTGAAAGGAATACTCCAAAACACTTTTCGTATTATATTtcacctctttttttaaagtctgaatCAGTGGAGATGCAAGGTTTCTATCACAATCATCCatgaaaatggcaaaaatgttctgctttaatttaaatgtccttcatcattttatatttgatattaaatataacttttttgtactttatttctattattttatttgtattgccaTTCTTTATATGTGCTCTCATTTTGCTCATCATTATCTTCATTATAATAATAGTATATACTTCTTTTAATGTCATAAATGGGTTtctgaattgtatttgtttttctaaaattatttattatttattaatattcatttatttctcagTTTCTAAAGTCTATTTGTTTTTctagtattatttattattattttaatgccaaGCTGGGGTCCACAGAAGCAACActacaaacataaaataatgcagATCAACATTTAGTTTGCGTCGTCTCACCGCACATATCCGTATCTGATCCGGCCCTAAATTCATGCAAAACCCAAACTGCATTTAACCCTGAAACAGAACCCGCCTCACACCCCTCCTCAGCCTCGTTCCTCCGGACTGTGTTTGTGAAcatgcatctctctctctttaagaGACGAGCGGCCAACTCCAGTCCCGGAGCTTTATGGCCCGTCTGCAGGGAGCTgggtttctgtgtttgtggctCAGTGACAGCAGCCTGAGAGCGGTGGAAGGGATATAAGCATATGTCCCGCTTCAGATCTGTCCCGATCCACTGCAGTGGAAGGAAGACGATTTGGACGCGTTTCTTCGAAGCTCAACGtcagctctgtctctgtcagcgAGATATCCGCTCATGTTCACTAACGTGGGTCCAGTGCAGAGGAGGACGTGTGTGTGAGTTCTGTTTTATGGTGCCTTTCAGAGGCttctaaaaagaaaaggtcCCCAGTGTTGCCAGATGTCCCAAAAATATCATATAAGTCCAATAATTTTACACTCTGTAGGATCAATATCACCCAGAGATGATGTAGCTTCAGATTGAGGGAAAATAAAACTTTATGATACCGACACGTTTCATTCAGCAGGATATTCTCAACATGCCTTTAAGGATTTCCCAATCTTAAATGCAATCTCAACAAGTAAAaaggctgtaaaggaactacagcacggtcacatgacctcaccaccgctaagctaaaggtggctaatgttgggctataaaggaactacagcacggtcacatgacctcacgttaccaccgctaagctaaaggggctaatgttggctataaaggaactacagcacggtcacatgacctcacgtcaccaccgctaagctaaaggggctaatgttggctataaaggaactacagcacggtcacatgacttcacgtcaccaccgctaagctaaaggggctaatgttgagctataaaggaactacagcacggtcacatgacctcacgttaccaccgctaagctaaaggggctaatgttggctataaaggaactacagcacggtcacatgacttcacctcaccaccgctaagctaaaggggctaatgttgggctataaaggaactacagcacggtcacatgacttcacctcaccaccgctaagctaaaggaggctaatgttgggcttgaTGACATTTAGTCGTCTTGTTAGTAACTGCTGTTTATAAGACATGTACAAATTAGCAGTGGGGAAACAGGTTTTTTATAGTACCAAAGGTTAAAATCTTCCAGCTTTAGTTAAAAATAGTCCTTATTTGGGGAATCTACccaaaagaaaggaaaactaaaacattgactttaaaaagacagaacCGGTTTGAGGACtgattcctgcagctctctttaGTTGGTTATTACACAAATGGTCTGAGCTTTTTCACCGAAGACTACCAAAGAAACGTAGGTTGGTAAAGTTCTAGGCTTGTCAAAAAGCCGTTCTGTAAACCAGTTGACGTCTTCTGGTTTTAGAGCTGGTTCTGATCCGCTTAAATGACTGAAGTCACCCTCTGATAACGCCAGGCCTCTGTGAGGGTAGTCTATTGTCCCATATCTGGCAACGCTGGGTCCACAGTCTGGACCTTCTGCTGCTGCCCGGCAGGTCTAACTCTGACTTCGTTCTCAAGGCAGGCAGCTCCCCCAGATCCCCCCCGGGACTGGAGAGGACGGGGATCACACTTACTCAGAGGTGGGCCGGGGCTCCTCTGCCACTCGTACTGACGATGCCCTGTACGCCATGGTAGGCAGGGCGGGGCAGACGGACACCCCGGCCCCCCCCGCCGTCCCCGCTAACACCCCGGCGCCTCCGGACCCGGACGGCGACGTGGAGGGTGGGCTGCCCGACCCCGAGGTCATgccccctcctcaccctccgGAGACGGCCGAGTACGCCTGCGTGCGGAAGCTGAGGAAGGCCGACAAGGCGCCGCAGAAGAGGGACAGCGGGACGGACATGGCGGAGCCACCGGTGCCGCCACCGAGACACCCGCCGCCGACTCACCCGGCGCCTCCCCCGCCTCACCCCCACAGCACCAAGTTGCCCCGCCGGAACCAGGACGCCTTCAACGTGCCCGCCTTCCCAAAGgttggtacacacacacacatttgattgaCACTGTTTCACGTTGGATGGAGGTGCACTTACTGAACACTTTTCTCTAGCGCTTTCAGCTGCATCTCATCTCCATGACAACTGGGCAAACTCCATACGCAGATGAAGACCATGAGATGCAGTTGAAAGTGGAAAAGCTAGTAAGTGGACCTTATGTTAAGATTGTTCAAAGTGTCTCTGAGCTAAACTTGGTTCTAACATGTGGCTGTTTGTGTTAAAGTACAGTTAACCTCCTCATTATTGAGGggttgattattgattgcactCAAAGGTGCTCTCATCAGACAACTCGGTCACGGTGTGGTCGGCTAGTTTATTTACGTTCATCTGATTGAGGAAATACAAATCCAACCTACAGAGGCGATCAAAAGCATCGCTCAAAACTGGATTGCATGAAGCCAAATGAATAGAGCCAGTCTGGTTGCAGAGACGACtacttgatgtgttttgtttctgttattgtttaCTCACTGTCTATATGTACCCTGAATGGAACCAGGTTCTCACACGAGCTGGTTATTAATGGGAAGCTTTGCCTCTGTTGTTGACCTTGTGTCAGATGTGACTCGAAGCAAAGGCAATAACAACATGTCTTGCTTTCTGGGACAGAAGTCGTAATGTTGAGGAGCTTTCAGTTTATGGGCTGAAGGAGCTGGAGTGTTTGCTGGAGGGGGAGATGAAAAGTTAACGGCTGAATTGGGTCGCTTGTCGCTTACAAGTGAGATATATGATATGACCAAAATCAGTCCGTTCATGTCTTTGGAATCTGAAATCTTGAACCACTTTCTTACTTGTTCCTCAATCAGATGCAGGCTTGCAATGCTCCAGTCTTATTGGTTTGCATTCACCTTTTAAGTCACTCTAGATTGACATTCATCCTAGTTCTGTGCTTGTGAGAGTCCCTCTGTGAATACAAACAGTGAAGACCAGGAGGTAGAGAAGCAGTGACTTCAGTTGAGGAGTTGCATTGTTACCGATCTGTGTTTGAAAGCATATCGAAATTAATCTGGGCAACAGAAGAACGGAAGGTCCAGGAAATCTAATCGAAACTAAAGACTTAAACACAAGTAGTCATCCAACCACTCCTGGCTacgactacacacacacacatccataccCAAGTAGCAGCTATTGCTCCACAGAAAGCCAGATTTAAATTGgctctttctctcactcatCATCTGCTCATGCATTTGCTGCAGATCAATTTGGAAAGGTTTGAGTCCTCTAAGTTGACTTTTGACCTCTTTCTTTGTTGTCCGTTTGTTTAGAACAGTGACTGCTTCAGACTGGAATCTTATATTGGCCacatataaaaaatgatgagcCAAATATCTAATCTAAAGTTTGATCCGTCCAAAACCTGAACCGACTCTTGTGGTGTGAAGATACCCAGAGTCTGAGTTTTCGGTCAAATCTCCATCCTGATCTTCTTGAGTTTCCGTCTGCAACGACACGCCATGACAGATTGTTCTGTAGTTCTTTGTCAGCATCCATGTGCCACATTAATATGCGCCGTGTCGTCCAGGTACAGTGGAGAGCATCACCGTCAGACTCCCTGTTGATGCTGCAGGTGATCTTCACGGTCGTAATTATTGCCAAAACTGCAGTTTCCTGGTGATGTGCTAGCATCTACTTAGAAGTCTGGGCAGGGAGACGTCTCAAGTAGTTCTTGGTGATACTGTGTTTCCTGCTCTCAGCGGTGTCCCCTCCTCCATATGTTCTCCTGTTTTTACGGTGGATGTACAGGCTTTGTTTGCCCCACTCCAGGTTGATGGAGGGCGACCAGTTGGTGCCCCGTGTGAGGCCAGCAGGTTACACGATGTTCTGTGACCCGGGTTCAGTAACACGCTCAGTTCACAGACTAACACGTGTTGGCTGTCTGCTCTCCGCTCGCTGTGGCTGATGCAACATGTTGAAACCGAGCACATGGTTCCTCACAAGCCTCGCCTTCCAGGGAAAACCTCCTCCCCACTGCATGGGAATCTAACACCAGCTCACTCTGCATGTTTAAAGAGGTTGATGTTTCTTTTATGAGGTCTGTTCTTTAAAATGCACGTTGTGTATATTCACAAGTACTGGAGGAGCGTGTGACGAGCTGTGCCCTGATTCTGTTGACAGGAGGTGATGTTTATGGGCAACGGAGAGCAGTACATCTGGAAGCCTCCGGAGGAAGATGAGATGCTCGGGCACCAAAATAAAGCCCTGGGAACGCTGGGTGCTCACACGGTGGAGAATACACAGCCGTCTGCTGCTGTGGTGAGGCTCCAGTCTGTGCAGCGGCATGCTTTatctcttaaagggacagtacacCTCAAAATCACTGCCCTGCACTCAATCACTATTccatattaaatacatgtagtcCAGCTCCAGTTTGTGCCTCTCATGTTTTACCAGTGCATCTGCTCTTATAGAACAAGCAATCAATTAATGAATCTATAAATTAATCTGCAGAAGAGAATGATCGTTAGTTTCAGTCTTAGATTTAACAAACCAAGTGTAAACAGTGTCAGCGTCTTCCCTTCGGTCTGTTCTCAGTGAGCTTGTGTCTGCAGGTGGCTGAGATGTACTCCAAGGTATGTAAACctgggaagaagaagagggcgGTGCCGGGGTCTCCTCCAGGAAATCCTGGCTTCCGGACCTTGGGTCGTGGAGACCGGGATCGGGATCGGGACGGCGGGTTCAGCGTTGTGGTCAAACCGCAGACATGGGCCCTGCAGGAGGGCAAGGCCATCGGGGGGGCGCTGGACGACCACTGCTACGAGTCCATCGGGACGGAGGAGTGCGAGCTGGCCTACGAGAACCTGGAGGCAGGCTGGAAGAGAGAGAGGCCGCCCAACACCTGCGCCACCCTGCGGCCGCGGAGGAAGAAATCCCAGCAGcctttgcagcagcagcagcctcctccCCCCCCGCCCACGCAGCAGACCCCCCAGCTGCAGCACCTGCCTGCCAAAGCCCTGCTGCTGCCGGGGGAGAACCTGTACGAGAGCATCGGAGACCTGAAGCAGGGCTCGGCCACCTCCAGCACCACCACCATCTTCACCTTCAACGACGGCATGGAGATGTACGTGACCGGGCTCTGAGACCCTCATCAGGAGCTGAAGAGGACCGACGCTGAGCCCCTCCATGCCCCCCCACACATACTGTTTACATTCAGTCATAACGTCGCCTCCCCCCCCGGCTCACGGGGCAAACATTTGGATCTGTTATGACCTGGACTGAAGTCCCATCTATAAACCTTTCAAAGAATCCAAAGGTAGAGAAACGAAATGAGCACAAGCCCCCCGCAGAGCCACCTGTGGGGGGCAGTAGCACTTCTTACTGAGACAAACGTGCTAAGCACAATTAAGTAAAGAGCCTAAATTCTTCCTCAATTATAGCGGGTAAAAAGGTCCTAGCAGGACGGTTATGGCGGGAAAAGgcaaagcattgtgggaaatcTTTTGGTAGCACTTACCATGCGCAGGCCTTCCTGCAGAGTCAGTGTGATTCAGGACgggatttaaatgaaataaaaggaatGAATTACTAATCAAAAATACTTGAAAGCTCAGGGACCAAGAGAAACGATTAAGAGAGTATTATAAGTAAATAAATTGCACACATTTTGCATTCCTCCTAAAAAGCTTCGTCTAATTTAAGACCatcatcatgttttaaaaagcaaccGGATACTTCCCTCCGTCATGTGGGGCTGGGCGATCTAACACCGGGAAATGATTTACCAAATACCTTCATAATGTGACGATAGCGTACTACTGACCTTTAGTGGGGTCACTAAATATCAAATACTGAATACTTACTCAAGGAGATTTTCTCCACAGATAATCAGCAGGAATGTGGATTCAATGACCAATTGAAGAGCGGTCTGGCAATAAAAATAACTCTAAATATTTCATGTGAAAAGATGTTTGACCATCACTTCCTGGATATTGAGCACTCTGTCCTTCACACAGCTTCATACCAAACGTTTATACAGAGTGTCTATCACCGCTCAAAGCTGCTCCACGGAGCAGGTAAATCCACTTTCAGGTTAGAATTTGGGCAAGTATTTTAATCATTGTGCGCCCTAACACCGTTTAACAATAATGGTGAATCCATCTTGTAGGTTCGAAAAGGCCATCAGTCCCCTGGTAATCAGCCTCTAAAACCAGGAAGAGACAAAGTCTAAGAGGATTTCTGTCCTCGCCACGTGCTGTTGTATTTCGGATGACTCGCCCAGCCCTGCTCCATGTTATGTTGTCCGGACTGAACTCTGTCTCCACTGCCGTCTGtaaatgaagtgttttactttgttgatcCTGTTTCTGCACTTTGCCTGCTACAAGTTGCATGctaaaaaaggtttaaaaaaatcacaaaaaaaatccagcatTGTCGTGTGGTTCCTCtatatgaatgtttttattttgaaatcgtcgttggttgttttgttttgagttttattttgaaaagtgtgttGCTTTATTTCTCTGTAGAGCACAAAGCCAGTTAGATTAAGGAGGATCGGGACTCGGAGGGGAGAGATTACTGTCTCTCGTCACACACCGAGAGGAAAGAACTGCAaggtggagacagacagacacacacacacacacacacacacacacacacacacacacacacacacacacacacacacacacacacacacacacacacacacacacacacacacacacacacacacacacacacacacctccctctcCGCTCAGTCCTCACTTCATCTACATTTCCGCTGCCTTCACACGGATCAGCTCGGCTGTCTCGACGGACTCGCTCCTCTCTGTTATCAGTGTGAAAATATTGcagaaattacaaaaagaagaagcaaaagGTTTCGCAGAGCATCACAAATTAACAAATCCTTAAcgattatatatatatatatatatcattcggacccccccccccaacaatgtgattatactgtatgttgatgCAATGTGTATGTACAttacaaaagagaaagaataataaatatatcatCAGTGTCAAGAAATCTATCTTTTTCTATCATGTTTGATCGTGTTTTGGAATGACTTTATCTTGTGACACAAAAAAGCAGCTGCAATGTGatcagtgtttctgttgttttctgaaGCCATGGAGCCACGGTGTGTTCCGGGGCCCGCTGAGGTTAATGTGGCAGctaatgttgtgtgtttgctaTTCAGACTACAGGGTCTTGTACTCGACAAAGCGTGTAATTTTAAGTGCTAAAGTGCAAAagattgtaatgttttatatcaAGATTACTATTCATGAAATGTCAGTCAAGTTTATACTTTTGTAATAAAGTggcactttaaaaaacaaagatgttttatCTCATAGTGTCAGTTATTAAAACCCTAAAAGAACAGCAGACTGAGGAGAAGACTCTCAAACTCTCAAATACTACGCAGAGTTGACCTTGCTGTTTTCAAAagaggatttctttttttatttaaacctttTCTTCAGGTCTCAAAAGCCTCCGGCTCGAAGGAAAATTAGAACAAACCTAAACTCTCATAAAATATGGATCAGATATTACTTAAATCCAAGGctgctgtttcctctgtggACAACCTTGATGAACATGAACACGTGTGCTTAGAGGAGTTACTGAACAGGTCCACGGCTGAAAGGTATAAAAGAGAGACCAGGAAGACATGCACAATTACTATAGCAGTAAAAACTACCACAAAGAGAcattaaaataccaaaaaagaggcacaaagacacacaaaaactacaaagagacacaaaatgacaacaaagagacacaacatgactataaagagacacaaaagaggcacaaagacacacaaaaactacgaagagacacaaaatgactacaaagagacataaAAACTTGGCATCAAAACGAATTCAGAAAGACTAAAAAGAACATAAAGTGACACAAATGACCACAAAGATTGACATATTCCTACAAAGAGAGACtaaaaataattacagagacacaaaattacaacaaaatgaaccgaaacaacaacagagacacgGTGACCACACGGACACAagatgactacaaagagactaCAAATAGATCATAAAACGACTCAAAtgaactacagagagactgaaaatAACTATAGAGACACACTGACGATAAAAAGACCAGAAAcagacactaaaacacacaaaacgtCCACAGATTGAAACAAAAGAACTACAAAGACACTAAAAATAGAccataaaatgacaacaaagagaGACAACGTGACCACCCGGACACAAGGTGGCTACAAAGAGGCTCCAAATAGATCATAAAACGACCAGAACGACAAACATTTCTACAAAGAAAGGCTAAGATGAACTACAGAGAGACGGAACATAGCTATAGGGACACACAAGTGCTGAAAAGAGACCCAACACACTCCAAAGAGACAGGAAAGAGTCCAACAGGACcagagacacacaaaataacaacaccaagcaacgtgtgtgtgtgtgtgtgtgtgtgtgtgtgtgtgtgtgtgtgtgtgtgtgtgtgtgtgtgtgtgtgtgtgtgtgtgtgtgtgtgtgttgctcctCTGAATGAAAGGTGGTACGGCCTTTTGCATGTCTGTGCCCAGGGGCCCATTGTCTCATAATAAGCccgtgtgtgttcatgtgtgtgttcatgtgtgtgttcatgtgtgtgagtCTGAGTAGCCTTGCCATGTTTTCaccctcgtgtgtgtgtgcacatgtggcAGAGTATCtgtggatgagtgtgtgtgtgtgtgtgtgtgtgggggggggggggaggatggaaggagaaaaaaaaataggtcatcccttaaaacaaaaagcttGCAGTCGACATCGCAACCGTCTGCCGCGCTCCCATTGGCCGGCCTGTCTCCATGGTAACAGGTTAACCTTGAGGCAGCATCACATGGGCGAGCGAGTCTTCGGCTGTCTCCGAGAATCCAGCGAGCGTCGAGTGACATCCGTGATCACAGTgtcatctgcacacacacacacacacacacacacacacacacacacacacacacacacacacacacacacacacacacacacacacacacacacacacacacacacacacaaacacacaggagttATTAtacatattgttgttgttgtgatgagGTGTGAGAGGAGGCTGATTAATCAGTAAAATCATGATTCAAAAGCCTCTTCTTTGACAgctaaatgtacatttatgactctaaaatgaacatttttatctTGTAGAGTTAAAGAGATTCAggttttatgcatttctttggtgctttataaatcatataaatattatttggcACCAGattaaatcaataaagaaatgaacacatttacattagTGTCATTACTGTGCAGATTCATCTGTGAATTCAAGAACAGAAAGCCTCTCTGAATTAATGACAtcaataaacatacatttacctTAAAGTGAAAACCTTCAGGTGAGTCAGACTCAGTGGGTTCATATCATTGTTAAAAAGGATGTTTCAGTGACTACAAAACTCAAA
The Eleginops maclovinus isolate JMC-PN-2008 ecotype Puerto Natales chromosome 1, JC_Emac_rtc_rv5, whole genome shotgun sequence genome window above contains:
- the si:dkey-70p6.1 gene encoding LOW QUALITY PROTEIN: rho GTPase-activating protein 17 (The sequence of the model RefSeq protein was modified relative to this genomic sequence to represent the inferred CDS: inserted 1 base in 1 codon) encodes the protein MASMQDGLNFTAPPYGKVLLLGAIAAASAFVVTILIVVLCVGCQRKGKTHNVSNEGGKHRLMDMGILRQSKLRSIKASKKKRSPVLDLLLLPGRSNSDXRSQGRQLPQIPPGTGEDGDHTYSEVGRGSSATRTDDALYAMVGRAGQTDTPAPPAVPANTPAPPDPDGDVEGGLPDPEVMPPPHPPETAEYACVRKLRKADKAPQKRDSGTDMAEPPVPPPRHPPPTHPAPPPPHPHSTKLPRRNQDAFNVPAFPKEVMFMGNGEQYIWKPPEEDEMLGHQNKALGTLGAHTVENTQPSAAVVAEMYSKVCKPGKKKRAVPGSPPGNPGFRTLGRGDRDRDRDGGFSVVVKPQTWALQEGKAIGGALDDHCYESIGTEECELAYENLEAGWKRERPPNTCATLRPRRKKSQQPLQQQQPPPPPPTQQTPQLQHLPAKALLLPGENLYESIGDLKQGSATSSTTTIFTFNDGMEMYVTGL